A genomic region of Colletes latitarsis isolate SP2378_abdomen chromosome 7, iyColLati1, whole genome shotgun sequence contains the following coding sequences:
- the Klhl10 gene encoding kelch-like protein 10, with translation MDVDSNDSSRDTDICETNAQRLIAESGGRCMSTQAMQSLYDFRQNNLLCDAVLRLEDGGVFPIHRAILSACSPYFRTLFTTSLHSREKTDVLLPGVSSNMMNLLLEYAYLRSINVNNENVCQLLVTADYLNILGVLDLCCEFLKQNLAPENCITVMRFAREHFCKGLENSAYHYVMRHFVQVAHRSDEILDLPIEELTTLIGADELNVKSEDTVWELVLKWIDYDPESRKNYIVDLMKNIRLGLLDTQFFLENVKDHPYVTGNDACRPIIIETLKFLYDLEIITQKDGEIPTPKIARPRVPHEILFAIGGWSGRSPTNFIETYDTRADRWVKVEEVDPVGPRSYHGTAVVGFNIYVIGGFDGADYFNSCRCFNAVTKVWREVAPMNARRCYVSVAVLNDLIYAMGGYDGYYRQSTAERYNYKTNQWSLIAPMICQRSDASATTLNGKIYITGGFNGHECLNSVEVYDPESNQWTLIAPMRSRRSGVSCISYHNHVYVIGGFNGISRMCSGEKYNPTTDIWSPIPDMYNSRSNFAIEVIDDMIFAIGGFNGVTTIYHVECYDEKTNEWYEATDMNVYRSAVSACVIMGLPNVNDYIHKHRERLMEEKRQKLLALEVHRSQHQHQEQTQPNRENLINEIIPAPPPLPRSNNSSNESRQN, from the exons ATGGATGTAGACTCAAACGACAGCAGCAGGGATACAGACATATGCGAGACGAACGCCCAGCGTTTGATTGCCGAAAGCGGCGGCCGATGCATGAGCACGCAAGCTATGCAATCTTTGTATGACTTTCGACAGAACAATCTTCTATGCGATGCTGTTTTGAGACTCGAAGATGGAGGCGTCTTTCCGATTCACCGAGCTATCTTGTCGGCCTGCAGCCCGTACTTCAG AACTTTATTCACAACCTCGTTGCATTCCCGCGAAAAAACTGACGTCCTTTTACCGGGTGTCAGCAGCAACATGATGAATCTTCTTCTGGAATACGCCTATTTGCGATCGATCAACGTGAACAACGAGAATGTGTGCCAATTGCTGGTCACCGCGGATTATTTAAACATTCTGGGCGTTCTCGATCTCTGCTGCGAGTTCCTCAAGCAAAATCTAGCCCCGGAAAATTGCATCACCGTCATGAGATTTGCCCGagaacatttttgcaaaggattgGAGAACAGCGCGTATCATTACGTTATGAGACACTTTGTGCAG GTAGCCCATCGAAGCGATGAAATTCTAGATTTGCCGATAGAAGAGTTAACGACGCTGATCGGGGCCGACGAGCTGAACGTTAAGAGCGAGGACACGGTTTGGGAGCTGGTGCTGAAATGGATCGATTACGATCCGGAATCTCGAAAGAATTACATAGTCGATTTAATGAAAAACATTCGCCTCGGTCTATTGGACACGCAGTTCTTTCTGGAGAATGTAAAGGATCACCCATACGTTACCGGAAACGACGCGTGCCGACCCATTATCATTGAgactttaaaatttttgtacgACCTCGAAATCATCACTCAAAAAGACGGAGAAATACCGACGCCGAAAATTGCACGGCCCAGAGTACCTCACGAGATACTGTTCGCTATAGGTGGATGGAGTGGTAGAAGCCCTACAAATTTCATAGAGACCTACGACACCAGGGCGGATCGATGGGTCAAG GTGGAAGAAGTAGATCCGGTCGGTCCTCGATCGTATCACGGAACTGCGGTGGTCGGTTTTAATATTTACGTAATTGGTGGCTTCGATGGAGCAGATTATTTTAATAGCTGTCGTTGCTTCAACGCTGTCACTAAAGTCTGGAGAGAAGTTGCTCCGATGAATGCCAGAAG GTGTTACGTTAGCGTAGCTGTACTGAATGACCTGATTTATGCGATGGGAGGTTACGATGGGTACTATCGACAGAGTACAGCAGAACGTTACAATTACAAGACGAATCAATGGTCCCTAATAGCACCCATGATTTGCCAAAGATCGGACGCCAGTGCAACTACTTTGAATG GCAAAATTTACATCACGGGCGGCTTCAACGGTCACGAATGCTTAAATTCTGTGGAAGTGTACGATCCAGAAAGCAATCAATGGACGCTGATAGCTCCAATGAGATCGCGAAGGAGCGGCGTATCTTGCATATCTTACCACAACCACGTATACGTGATCG GAGGTTTCAACGGAATATCCAGAATGTGCAGCGGGGAAAAATACAATCCTACGACGGATATATGGAGTCCGATTCCGGACATGTACAATTCGCGCAGTAATTTCGCGATCGAAGTAATCGACGACATGATATTCGCGATCGGTGGATTCAACGGTGTTACTACGATTTACCACGTCGAATGTTACGACGAAAAGACAAACGAATG GTACGAAGCAACAGACATGAACGTGTACCGCTCAGCAGTGTCAGCCTGCGTGATAATGGGATTACCAAACGTGAACGATTATATTCACAAGCACCGCGAGCGTCTAATGGAGGAGAAACGACAGAAGCTGTTGGCACTGGAGGTGCACCGAAGTCAACACCAACATCAAGAACAAACACAACCAAACCGTGAAAATTTGATAAACGAGATTATACCCGCGCCGCCTCCGTTGCCACGGAGTAACAATTCTAGCAACGAAAGTCGACAAAATTGA
- the LOC143343159 gene encoding mitochondrial basic amino acids transporter isoform X2, with the protein MQTQDYRNPIYKGNWHCFRTILAKESVAGFYRGMSSPMAGVAVVNAIVFGVYGQTQRQIPNPDSLTAHFIAGTVAGIAQTPICSPIELTKTRMQLQVSNTRFSGPFECLKHIYKYEGSRGVFRGLSITFLREAPSFGVYFLTYESLTRTRDNEPISTTCMLMAGGLAGTASWTLTYPLDVLKSRIQAYSDRYAGMLDCFRQTVKAEGYSCLYKGLSSTILRAFPTNAVTFAVVAWTIRILGQEDVESKPENNPRIVVEPVKKIPETHEPFLGNWNVFLTNASENMVIPTLSMMSTNNLTLGNSVLYEVNGWTDTAIMYSVADQPRDDKHHEEEGEKSRKGKGDAVDDCGGEKKVKSTVVEQTSAEFEVPRVNSDSNVSVNCS; encoded by the exons ATGCAAACACAGGATTATCGAAACCCGATATACAAAGGCAATTGGCACTGCTTCCGCACGATACTCGCCAAAGAATCG GTAGCAGGTTTCTACCGAGGCATGTCGTCGCCAATGGCGGGCGTGGCGGTGGTGAACGCCATAGTGTTCGGCGTCTACGGTCAAACACAGAGGCAGATACCGAACCCTGACTCCTTAACGGCGCACTTTATCGCCGGCACCGTGGCAGGGATCGCTCAAACGCCGATCTGTAGCCCGATCGAGCTGACGAAAACGCGAATGCAGCTGCAGGTGTCGAACACTCGGTTCTCCGGGCCGTTCGAGTGCCTGAAACACATATACAAGTACGAGGGTAGCCGCGGCGTGTTCAGAGGCTTGAGCATCACGTTCCTCAGAGAAGCACCAAGCTTCGGGGTTTACTTCCTGACGTACGAGAGCTTGACGAGAACTCGGGACAACGAACcgatctcgacgacctgcatGCTGATGGCCGGTGGCCTCGCGGGCACCGCTTCCTGGACGCTCACCTATCCCCTGGACGTGTTGAAGTCGCGGATCCAAGCGTACAGCGATCGCTACGCGGGGATGCTCGATTGTTTCAGACAAACAGTGAAGGCGGAGGGTTACTCTTGCTTGTACAAAGGACTGAGCTCGACGATTCTTAGGGCGTTTCCGACGAACGCGGTGAcgttcgcggtggtcgcgtggaCGATCAGGATACTCGGGCAAGAGGACGTGGAGTCGAAGCCCGAGAACAACCCTAGAATAGTAGTCGAGCCTGTTAAGAAAATTCCGGAGACCCATGAACCGTTTCTCGGTAATTGGAACGTCTTTTTAACGAATGCTTCCGAAAATATGGTGATCCCGACGCTGTCGATGATGTCCACCAACAATTTGACGCTAGGGAATTCTGTCCTGTACGAGGTCAACGGATGGACGGATACGGCGATCATGTACAGCGTGGCTGACCAACCACGGGACGACAAACACCACGAAGAGGAGGGCGAGAAATCGAGGAAAGGAAAGGGGGATGCTGTTGACGATTGTGGTGGTGAGAAGAAAGTGAAATCGACGGTCGTTGAACAGACTAGTGCCGAATTCGAGGTTCCTCGGGTAAATAGTGACTCGAACGTGAGTGTGAATTGTTCTTGA
- the LOC143343159 gene encoding mitochondrial basic amino acids transporter isoform X1: MALDFFAGCVGGCAGVVVGYPLDTIKVHMQTQDYRNPIYKGNWHCFRTILAKESVAGFYRGMSSPMAGVAVVNAIVFGVYGQTQRQIPNPDSLTAHFIAGTVAGIAQTPICSPIELTKTRMQLQVSNTRFSGPFECLKHIYKYEGSRGVFRGLSITFLREAPSFGVYFLTYESLTRTRDNEPISTTCMLMAGGLAGTASWTLTYPLDVLKSRIQAYSDRYAGMLDCFRQTVKAEGYSCLYKGLSSTILRAFPTNAVTFAVVAWTIRILGQEDVESKPENNPRIVVEPVKKIPETHEPFLGNWNVFLTNASENMVIPTLSMMSTNNLTLGNSVLYEVNGWTDTAIMYSVADQPRDDKHHEEEGEKSRKGKGDAVDDCGGEKKVKSTVVEQTSAEFEVPRVNSDSNVSVNCS, encoded by the exons ATGGCCCTCGACTTTTTCGCCGGATGCGTGGGAG GGTGTGCCGGTGTTGTGGTGGGATATCCTCTGGACACGATCAAGGTCCACATGCAAACACAGGATTATCGAAACCCGATATACAAAGGCAATTGGCACTGCTTCCGCACGATACTCGCCAAAGAATCG GTAGCAGGTTTCTACCGAGGCATGTCGTCGCCAATGGCGGGCGTGGCGGTGGTGAACGCCATAGTGTTCGGCGTCTACGGTCAAACACAGAGGCAGATACCGAACCCTGACTCCTTAACGGCGCACTTTATCGCCGGCACCGTGGCAGGGATCGCTCAAACGCCGATCTGTAGCCCGATCGAGCTGACGAAAACGCGAATGCAGCTGCAGGTGTCGAACACTCGGTTCTCCGGGCCGTTCGAGTGCCTGAAACACATATACAAGTACGAGGGTAGCCGCGGCGTGTTCAGAGGCTTGAGCATCACGTTCCTCAGAGAAGCACCAAGCTTCGGGGTTTACTTCCTGACGTACGAGAGCTTGACGAGAACTCGGGACAACGAACcgatctcgacgacctgcatGCTGATGGCCGGTGGCCTCGCGGGCACCGCTTCCTGGACGCTCACCTATCCCCTGGACGTGTTGAAGTCGCGGATCCAAGCGTACAGCGATCGCTACGCGGGGATGCTCGATTGTTTCAGACAAACAGTGAAGGCGGAGGGTTACTCTTGCTTGTACAAAGGACTGAGCTCGACGATTCTTAGGGCGTTTCCGACGAACGCGGTGAcgttcgcggtggtcgcgtggaCGATCAGGATACTCGGGCAAGAGGACGTGGAGTCGAAGCCCGAGAACAACCCTAGAATAGTAGTCGAGCCTGTTAAGAAAATTCCGGAGACCCATGAACCGTTTCTCGGTAATTGGAACGTCTTTTTAACGAATGCTTCCGAAAATATGGTGATCCCGACGCTGTCGATGATGTCCACCAACAATTTGACGCTAGGGAATTCTGTCCTGTACGAGGTCAACGGATGGACGGATACGGCGATCATGTACAGCGTGGCTGACCAACCACGGGACGACAAACACCACGAAGAGGAGGGCGAGAAATCGAGGAAAGGAAAGGGGGATGCTGTTGACGATTGTGGTGGTGAGAAGAAAGTGAAATCGACGGTCGTTGAACAGACTAGTGCCGAATTCGAGGTTCCTCGGGTAAATAGTGACTCGAACGTGAGTGTGAATTGTTCTTGA